One genomic segment of Hordeum vulgare subsp. vulgare chromosome 2H, MorexV3_pseudomolecules_assembly, whole genome shotgun sequence includes these proteins:
- the LOC123426026 gene encoding LRR receptor-like serine/threonine-protein kinase GSO1, translating to MAWAVRRFSVIPAAWLLLLLVLVTCVAAAAGDDGDVLLEVKSAFAEDPEGVLEGWSGDGGASSGFCSWAGVTCDPAGLRVAGLNLSGAGLSGPVPGALARLDALEVIDLSSNRITGPIPAALGGLERLQLLMLYSNQLAGGIPASLGRLAALQVLRLGDNLGLSGPIPKALGELRNLTVIGLASCNLTGEIPGGLGRLAALTALNLQENSLSGPIPADIGAMASLEALALAGNHLTGKIPPELGKLSYLQKLNLGNNSLEGAIPPELGALGELLYLNLMNNRLSGSVPRALAALSRVHTIDLSGNMLTGGLPAELGRLPQLNFLVLADNHLSGRLPGNLCSGSNEEESSTSLEHLLLSTNNLTGEIPDGLSRCRALTQLDLANNSLSGAIPPGLGELGNLTGLLLNNNSLSGGLPPEIFNLTELTSLALYHNQLTGQLPDAIGNLKNLQELYLYENQFSGEIPETIGKCSSLQMIDFFGNQFNGSIPASIGNLSELIFLHLRQNELSGLIPPELGDCHQLQVLDLADNALSGEIPATFEKLQSLQQFMLYNNSLSGVVPDGMFECRNITRVNIAHNRLGGSLLPLCGSASLLSFDATNNSFEGGIPAQLGRSSSLQRVRLGSNGLSGPIPPSLGGIAALTLLDVSNNELTGIIPDALLRCTQLSHIVLNHNRLSGSVPAWLGTLPQLGELTLSANEFTGALPVQLTKCSKLLKLSLDGNQINGTVPAEIGRLASLNVLNLAQNQLSGPIPATVARLSNLYELNLSQNHLSGAIPPDMGKMQELQSLLDLSSNNLVGIIPASIGSLSKLEDLNLSHNALVGTVPSQLARMSSLVELDLSSNQLDGRLGDEFSRWPQDAFSGNAALCGGHLRGCGRGRSTLHSASIAMVSAAVTLTIVLLVIVLVLMAVLRRGRHSGSGEVDCTVFSSSMGNTNRQLIIKGSARREFRWDAIMEATANLSEQFAIGSGGSGTVYRAELPTGETVAVKRFVHMDSDMLLHDKSFAREVKILGRVRHRHLVKLLGFVGQGEHGGSMLIYEYMEKGSLYDWLHGCVGDGKKRVLSWDARLKVAAGLVQGVEYLHHDCVPRVVHRDIKSSNVLLDGNMEAHLGDFGLAKAIAEHRNGGGKECTESASLFAGSYGYIAPECAYSLKATEKSDVYSTGIVLMELVTGLLPTDKTFGGDVDMDMVRWVQSRVDAPSPATDQVFDPALKPLAPHEESSMAEVLQVALRCTRPAPGERPTARQISDLLLHATLDYYRAGEQKR from the coding sequence ATGGCGTGGGCCGTGCGGCGGTTCTCGGTAATTCCGGCCGCGTGGCTGCTTCTGTTGCTGGTTCTGGTTACAtgtgtggcggcggcggcgggtgacgatggcgacgtgCTGTTGGAGGTGAAGAGCGCGTTCGCGGAGGACCCGGAGGGAGTTTTGGAGGGCTGGTCCGGCGATGGCGGCGCCTCGTCGGGCTTCTGTTCCTGGGCCGGCGTGACGTGCGACCCGGCGGGGCTCAGGGTAGCCGGCCTCAACCTGTCCGGCGCGGGGTTGTCCGGGCCGGTTCCCGGGGCGCTCGCGCGGCTCGACGCACTGGAGGTCATCGATCTGTCGTCCAACCGCATCACCGGCCCCATCCCGGCTGCTCTCGGGGGGCTCGAAAGGCTCCAGCTTCTCATGCTCTACTCCAACCAGCTCGCCGGCGGGATCCCCGCGTCGCTGGGCAGACTCGCCGCGCTCCAGGTGCTGCGCCTCGGCGACAACCTTGGCTTGTCGGGGCCAATCCCCAAAGCGCTCGGGGAGCTTCGGAACCTCACCGTGATCGGGCTCGCGTCGTGCAACCTGACCGGAGAGATACCGGGGGGGCTAGGGAGGCTCGCTGCGCTCACGGCCTTGAACCTGCAAGAGAACTCCCTTTCCGGGCCGATACCAGCGGACATCGGCGCCATGGCCAGCCTCGAGGCGCTTGCTCTCGCTGGGAATCACCTCACCGGCAAGATACCGCCGGAGCTTGGGAagctctcctacctccagaagctCAACCTCGGGAACAATTCATTGGAGGGCGCCATACCGCCGGAGCTCGGCGCTCTGGGCGAGCTCCTGTACCTCAACCTCATGAACAACCGCCTCTCTGGGAGCGTGCCGCGCGCTCTCGCCGCGCTCTCTCGCGTGCACACCATTGACCTGTCCGGTAACATGCTCACTGGCGGGCTCCCCGCCGAGCTCGGCCGGCTACCGCAGCTGAACTTCCTTGTGCTCGCCGACAACCACCTCAGCGGCCGCCTTCCGGGCAACCTGTGTAGCGGCAGCAACGAAGAAGAGTCATCCACTAGCCTCGAGCACCTCCTGCTCTCCACCAACAACCTCACCGGGGAGATACCGGACGGGCTGTCGCGGTGCCGTGCGCTGACGCAGCTCGACTTGGCGAACAACAGCCTCTCTGGCGCCATCCCGCCCGGGCTCGGCGAGCTCGGGAACCTGACGGGTCTGCTGCTCAATAACAACAGCCTCTCTGGCGGACTGCCGCCGGAGATCTTTAACCTCACTGAGCTCACTAGCCTTGCACTGTACCACAATCAGCTCACAGGCCAGCTGCCGGACGCCATCGGCAATCTGAAGAACCTCCAGGAACTGTACTTGTACGAGAACCAGTTCTCCGGCGAGATACCGGAGACCATCGGGAAGTGCTCGAGCTTGCAGATGATCGACTTCTTTGGGAACCAGTTCAACGGGAGCATACCGGCGTCCATCGGGAATCTGTCCGAACTGATCTTCCTTCACCTCCGGCAGAACGAGCTGTCGGGCCTGATTCCGCCGGAGCTCGGCGACTGTCATCAGCTCCAGGTTCTCGACTTGGCGGACAATGCTCTGTCCGGTGAAATCCCGGCGACGTTTGAGAAGCTCCAATCGCTCCAGCAGTTCATGCTGTACAACAACTCGCTGTCCGGCGTAGTCCCGGATGGCATGTTCGAGTGCCGGAACATCACGAGGGTGAACATCGCGCACAACCGGCTGGGCGGCAGCCTCCTGCCGCTCTGCGGCTCGGCGAGCCTGCTATCGTTCGACGCCACCAACAACTCGTTCGAGGGCGGGATCCCGGCGCAGCTCGGGCGGTCGTCGTCGCTGCAGCGCGTTCGCCTCGGGAGCAACGGCCTCTCCGGGCCGATCCCGCCGTCGCTGGGCGGCATCGCCGCGCTGACGCTGCTGGATGTGTCAAACAATGAGCTCACGGGCATCATCCCGGACGCACTCTTGCGGTGCACGCAGCTCAGCCACATCGTCCTCAACCACAACCGGCTGTCAGGCTCCGTGCCGGCCTGGCTGGGCACGCTGCCGCAGCTGGGCGAGCTGACACTCTCTGCCAACGAATTCACCGGCGCATTGCCGGTCCAGCTCACCAAGTGCTCCAAGCTCCTGAAGCTGTCGCTCGACGGCAACCAGATCAATGGAACGGTGCCGGCTGAAATCGGTAGGTTGGCTTCTCTCAACGTGCTGAATCTGGCGCAGAACCAGCTGTCAGGTCCGATACCGGCAACCGTGGCAAGGCTGAGCAACCTGTATGAGTTGAATTTGTCGCAGAATCACCTGTCGGGCGCGATCCCACCTGACATGGGCAAGATGCAAGAGTTGCAGAGCTTGCTGGATTTGAGCAGCAACAACCTCGTAGGCATAATCCCTGCATCAATTGGTTCTCTCTCCAAGCTGGAAGATTTGAACCTTTCTCACAATGCACTGGTGGGAACAGTGCCGTCGCAGCTGGCCAGGATGAGCAGTTTGGTGGAGCTGGACTTGTCTAGCAATCAACTGGATGGTAGGCTCGGGGACGAGTTCTCCCGGTGGCCGCAGGACGCCTTCTCCGGCAATGCCGCGCTCTGCGGCGGGCATCTGAGAGGCTGCGGACGTGGCCGATCCACGCTGCACTCCGCGTCGATCGCGATGGTGTCCGCGGCAGTGACACTGACGATTGTGCTCCTAGTGATCGTGCTTGTGCTGATGGCAGTGCTGCGGCGCGGGCGGCACTCCGGGTCCGGGGAGGTGGACTGCACGGTGTTCTCGTCGAGCATGGGCAACACGAACCGGCAGCTCATTATCAAGGGCTCGGCGCGGCGGGAGTTCCGGTGGGATGcgatcatggaggcgacggccaaCTTGAGCGAGCAGTTCGCCATCGGCTCCGGGGGCTCGGGGACGGTGTACAGGGCGGAGCTGCCTACCGGCGAGACGGTGGCGGTGAAGAGGTTCGTTCACATGGACAGCGACATGCTGCTGCACGACAAGAGCTTCGCGAGGGAGGTGAAGATCCTGGGCCGTGTCCGGCACCGCCACCTGGTGAAGCTGCTCGGGTTCGTCGGCCAAGGCGAGCATGGCGGCAGCATGCTCATCTACGAGTACATGGAGAAGGGCAGCCTGTACGACTGGCTTCACGGCTGCGTTGGAGACGGCAAGAAGCGGGTGCTAAGCTGGGACGCGCGGCTCAAGGTGGCGGCGGGTCTGGTGCAGGGCGTGGAGTATCTCCACCACGACTGCGTGCCGCGGGTGGTGCACAGAGACATCAAGTCCAGCAACGTTCTGCTGGACGGCAACATGGAGGCGCACCTCGGCGACTTCGGCCTCGCCAAGGCCATCGCCGAGCACCGTAACGGGGGCGGCAAGGAGTGCACCGAGTCAGCCTCTCTCTTCGCCGGATCATACGGCTACATCGCCCCGG